ACCTGACCACCGCCGAGGGCTGGACCCGCGCGCTGATGGCCTACAACTACTCGTCCGACTATCTGATGCTGGTCCGCGATCGGGCCGCCGCTTACGGCGTCGGCGTGCGACCGTGACGGACGTTCCAGGGCGAGTGGTGCCTCGGGCCCTGGTCGCGACCGTTAGGCTGTCCCCAGCGTGCAGACACCGCAGCGTGAAAGTCCATCGAAGGAGAATCAGCCAGTGGCCATCATTGAGCAGGTAGGAGCCCGCGAAATCCTCGACTCCCGTGGCAACCCCACGGTCGAGGTCGAGGTGCTGCTCGAGGACGGAAGCTTCGCCCGCGCTGCAGTGCCGTCGGGTGCTTCCACCGGCGAGCACGAGGCTGTCGAGCTGCGTGACGGCGGCGACCGCTACCTCGGCAAGGGCGTCGAGAAGGCCGTCGAGGCCGTTCTCTCGGAGATCGCCCCGGCCATCATCGGTCTCGACGCCACCGAGCAGCGCACCGTCGACCAGGCCCTTCTCGACGCCGACGGCACCCCCGACAAGGGCCGCCTGGGCGCGAACGCCCTGCTCGGCGCGTCGCTGGCCGTCGCCAAGGCCGGTGCCGAGTCGTCCGGACTCGAGCTCTTCCGCTACGTCGGCGGCCCGAACGCCCACATCCTCCCGGTCCCGATGATGAACATCCTCAACGGTGGCGCCCACGCCGATACGGGCGTCGACGTCCAGGAGTTCATGGTCGCCCCGATCGGCGCCCCGACCTTCAAGGAATCCCTCCGCTGGGGTGCCGAGGTCTACCACTCCCTCAAGTCCGTGCTCAAGAGCAAGGGCCTGGCCACCGGCCTCGGCGACGAGGGCGGCTTCGCTCCCGACGTCGCGGGCACCAAGGAGGCCCTCGACCTCATCAGCGAGGCCATCGGCAAGACCGGCCTGAAGCTGGGCAGCGATGTCGCGCTCGCTCTCGACGTCGCCGCCACCGAGTTCTACACGGAGGGCACCGGCTACGCCTTCGAGGGCAAGAACCGCACGGCCGACGAGCTCGCCGACTTCTACGAGGAGTTGCTCGCTGCCTACCCGCTGGTCTCCGTCGAGGACCCGCTGAGCGAGGACGACTGGGAGGGCTGGGTCGCCCTGACCGAGCGTCTCGGTAGCAAGCTGCAGCTCGTCGGCGACGACCTGTTCGTCACCAACCCCGAGCGTCTCGAGGACGGCATCGTCCGCGGCGCCGCCAACGCGCTGCTGGTGAAGGTCAACCAGATCGGCACCCTGACCGAGACCCTCGACGCCGTCGACCTCGCGCACCGCAACGGCTACAAGACGATGATGAGCCACCGGTCCGGTGAGACCGAGGACACCACCATCGCCGACCTCGCCGTCGCCGTCGGCAGCGGCCAGATCAAGACCGGCGCCCCGGCCCGCTCCGAGCGCGTCGCGAAGTACAACCAGCTGCTGCGTATCGAGGAGTCGCTCGGTGACGCCGCTCGCTACGCGGGCGAGCTCGCCTTCCCGCGGTTCTCCGCCGAGGGCTGACAGCAGGCATGAGTCAGCGCGGTAGATCCCGTCCCGGCGCCCGCCGTACCCGCACCGACGGTGCGGCCGTTGCCCGGCGCCCGGGTCGGGCCCGTCCCACGGGATCTACCGCCCCTGCCGACCACACCACCGACAACGCGGGCGCTCGGCCCGCACGTCGCGAGGACCCCGTCCACTCGTCGCGGGGCCGGCCCGGCAGCTCGGGCCGTGCCCGGCCGCGGCGGGTCGGCGCGCCCCGCGAGCCCCGCCGGACCCGCACCGAACGCACCTTCCTCGGCCTGTCCACCGGCCGTGCCGTGGTGCTCGCCCTCGTCGTGTGCGGCCTCGCCCTGACCCTCGCGGTGCCGCTGCGCACCTACGTCGGTCAGCGCTCGGAGGCCGAACAGCTCGCCGCGGAACGCGAGCAGCTCGAACAGGAGATCGCGGCCCTCGAGGACCAGAAGGCCAAGATGGAGGACCCGGCCTGGGTCCGCACCCAGGCCCGCGAGCGGCTGCGGTTCGTGATGCCCGGCGACATCCCCTATCAGGTGCAGTTGCCCGGCGACGGGCCGCCTCAACGCGAGAGGCGCGAACCGGAACGGCCGACCACCGGTACCTGGTACAGCGACCTGTGGCTGTCGGTGGCCGAACCGGCGCCCGAACCCGAGCCCGAACCGGTGCCCCAGCAGATGCCGGTGGCACCCCCAGAACCAGGAGTTGTTCCCGGGTGACCGATCACGTCACGCAAGAAGACCTCGACGCCGTCGCCGCCCAGCTCGGGCGCACCCCCCGCGGTGTCCTCGCGATCGCCTACCGCTGCCCGGACGGCGCACCCGGAGTGGTCAAGACCGCACCGAAGCTGCCCGACGGCACGCCTTTCCCCACGCTGTACTACCTCACCGATCCGCGGCTGACCGCGGAGGCGAGCCGGCAGGAATCCGCCGGGGTGATGAAGGAGATGACCGAGCGGCTCGCCCACGACGAGGAGCTCGCCGCCGCTTACCGGCGCGCCCACGAGTCGTACCTCGCCGAACGGAACGCCATCGAATCCCTCGGCACCGACTTCACCGGGGGCGGCATGCCCGAACGCGTCAAGTGCCTGCACGTGCTGATCGCGCACTCGCTCGCCAAGGGACCGGGCGTCAACCCGCTCGGTGACGAGTCCGTCGCCCTGGCCGCCGACGCCGGTCTGCGCGGCACGGCGATCCCCGCCGACTGGCCCACCTACGCCGAACTGCGCGGAGAAGCGCAGTGAGGGTCGCCGGCATCGACTGCGGCACCAACTCGATCCGCCTCCTCATCGCCGACCTCGCGGAGGACGGCAGCCTCACCGACGTCACCCGGCTCATGAAGGTCGTGCGGCTCGGTCAGGGCGTCGACGCCACCGGCCGTCTCGCTCCCGAGGCCATCGAACGCACCCGCGTGGCGCTGGTGGAGTACGCCGACCTGATCCGCGAGACGGGGGCCACCGCGGTCCGTATGGTCGCGACGTCGGCCACCCGCGACGCGAGCAACCGTGAGGACTTCTTCGCGATGACCCGCGAGGTGCTCGGCGCCGTGATCCCGGGCGCCGAGGCGGAGGTCATCACCGGCGACGAGGAGGCACGCCTGTCGTTCTCCGGTGCGGTCGGCGAACTCGACCCGGCCCGTGGGCCTTTCGTCGTCGTCGATCTCGGTGGTGGTTCCACGGAGGTCGTGCTCGGCGACACCGAGGGGGTGCACGCGGCGTACTCCACCGACATCGGCTGCGTGCGGCTGACGGAACGCTGCCTGCACGACGACCCGCCGACCGCCGAACAGGTCGCTGCTGCACGCGAGTTCGCACAGGAGAAGATCCGTGAGGCACTCGAGCGCGTCCCGGTCGAGCAGGCCCGCACCTGGGTGGGGGTCGCCGGCACCATGACGACACTCTCGGCGCTCGCCCAGGGGCTGCA
This region of Rhodococcus sp. Z13 genomic DNA includes:
- the eno gene encoding phosphopyruvate hydratase — encoded protein: MAIIEQVGAREILDSRGNPTVEVEVLLEDGSFARAAVPSGASTGEHEAVELRDGGDRYLGKGVEKAVEAVLSEIAPAIIGLDATEQRTVDQALLDADGTPDKGRLGANALLGASLAVAKAGAESSGLELFRYVGGPNAHILPVPMMNILNGGAHADTGVDVQEFMVAPIGAPTFKESLRWGAEVYHSLKSVLKSKGLATGLGDEGGFAPDVAGTKEALDLISEAIGKTGLKLGSDVALALDVAATEFYTEGTGYAFEGKNRTADELADFYEELLAAYPLVSVEDPLSEDDWEGWVALTERLGSKLQLVGDDLFVTNPERLEDGIVRGAANALLVKVNQIGTLTETLDAVDLAHRNGYKTMMSHRSGETEDTTIADLAVAVGSGQIKTGAPARSERVAKYNQLLRIEESLGDAARYAGELAFPRFSAEG
- a CDS encoding FtsB family cell division protein, with protein sequence MSQRGRSRPGARRTRTDGAAVARRPGRARPTGSTAPADHTTDNAGARPARREDPVHSSRGRPGSSGRARPRRVGAPREPRRTRTERTFLGLSTGRAVVLALVVCGLALTLAVPLRTYVGQRSEAEQLAAEREQLEQEIAALEDQKAKMEDPAWVRTQARERLRFVMPGDIPYQVQLPGDGPPQRERREPERPTTGTWYSDLWLSVAEPAPEPEPEPVPQQMPVAPPEPGVVPG
- a CDS encoding DUF501 domain-containing protein; its protein translation is MTDHVTQEDLDAVAAQLGRTPRGVLAIAYRCPDGAPGVVKTAPKLPDGTPFPTLYYLTDPRLTAEASRQESAGVMKEMTERLAHDEELAAAYRRAHESYLAERNAIESLGTDFTGGGMPERVKCLHVLIAHSLAKGPGVNPLGDESVALAADAGLRGTAIPADWPTYAELRGEAQ
- a CDS encoding Ppx/GppA phosphatase family protein: MRVAGIDCGTNSIRLLIADLAEDGSLTDVTRLMKVVRLGQGVDATGRLAPEAIERTRVALVEYADLIRETGATAVRMVATSATRDASNREDFFAMTREVLGAVIPGAEAEVITGDEEARLSFSGAVGELDPARGPFVVVDLGGGSTEVVLGDTEGVHAAYSTDIGCVRLTERCLHDDPPTAEQVAAAREFAQEKIREALERVPVEQARTWVGVAGTMTTLSALAQGLQEYDPEKIHLSTVSFGRLRQVCDGLVAATREERAALGPMHPGRVDVIGGGSIITTVLAEELGRRAGIDELVVSEHDILDGIAISVAR